The following DNA comes from Kitasatospora sp. NBC_01287.
AGCGCGAGGTCGCGCTGAAGGAGGTCCGGCCGGCCGACCCGGCGATGGCGGCGGCCGACCCCGGCCTGACCCGGGAGACCCGGGAGCGGGTGCTGCGCGAGGCGCGGGCGCTGGCCCGGCTCCAGCACCCCAACGTCGTGATCATCCACCACATCGTGGACGGCGCCGAATACCCGCACCCCTGGCTGGTGATGGAGCTGGTGACCGGCGGCAGTCTCGCCGACCGGCTGGCCGCCGGGCCGCTGAGCATCCCCGAGGCGGCCAGGATCGGCCGCGGTGTGCTCGGCGCCCTGTGCGCGGCGCACGCGGTGGGCATCCAGCACCGGGACGTCAAGCCCGGCAACGTGCTGCTGCGCCCCGACGGCACGCCGGTGCTCACCGACTTCGGCATCGCGGCCATGCACGGCGCCACCGCGCTGACCGCCGCCGGCTCGCTGATCGGCTCGCCCGAGTTCATGGCGCCCGAGCGGATCCGCGGCCAGGAGGGCAACCCGTCCTCGGACCTCTGGTCGCTCGGCATGATGCTCTACGTCGCGATCGAGGGGCAGCACCCGCTGCGCCGGGGCACCGCGCTGGCCACCCTCGCCGCCGTGCTGGACGAGCCGCTGCCGCCCGCGCCGCACGCGGGGCCGCTCGGCCCGCTGCTCGGCGCGCTGCTCGCCAAGGACCCGGCGCTGCGCCCCAACGCCGCGCAGCTCGACCAGGCGCTCGCGCAGGCGGAGTACCAGGGCGGGTACACCGGCGGGTACGGGCACGCCGGCGGGCAGGGACAGGGCTACGGGCAGGGGCAGGGGCACGGGTACGGGCAGGGGTACGGGTACGGGTACGGCGCGCCGACGGGCGCGCCCGGCCTGACGGGGCCGACCGCGCAGCCGACCGCGCAACTGGGCGCGCAGGGCCGGCAGCCGCACCCCTCGGGCGGCTTCCCCGCGCCCGCCGCCGCCCCGGCGATCACCCTCACCAAGGCCCCGCCCGCCGCCCGCCCCGCCCGCCGCCGGGCCGGGCTGACCATATCCTCCGTCGCGGCGGTCGCCGCGCTCGGCGTGCTCGGCTGGAGCCTGAGACCCGGCCCGGGCCACGCCGCCGCCCGCCCGCCCGCGACCGGTGGCGCGGCCACCGGTGGCACGGCGACCCCGGCCGCCACGGCGCCTTCGGCCGGCGCCGCGCCCGGGACCGCCCCGGCCACGACCGCCCCGGCCGCGGGCGCCGCGACCGGTGGCGCGCAGCAGGACCTGACCACTCCGGCCGGCGTGCGCGCCGCGATCGCGGCGATGAAGCCGACCATGGGCACCACCAAGGTCCTGGAGCTGGACCTCTACCCGGACCACGCCGAGGCCGAGGTCGTGCGCACCGACAATCCCGCCGAGTACGACGAGGTCGACTACCGGCCCGGTCAGCACGCCGCGCGGACGGTGGGCAGCACGGTGGACGACGACAGCGGCAAGCCCGTCGAGCTGGACGACTTCGACTGGGACGTGCTGCCCGGCCTGTGGCAGCAGGCCACGGCGACCCTGAAGGTGGCCAACCCGACGGGGCGGTACCTGATCATCAGCCCGGACCTGTTCGACGGCACGCCCAGCATCCGCCTCTACCTCTCCAACGCCTACGGCGGCGGCTACCTGGAGACGGACGAGAAGGGCAAGGTGACCAGGACCGAGCCCGAGGGCTCCTGAGCGGGTCCCCGGCGGCCCGGTGGAAATCCCCGTGACACCTCCGCCCGGTTCGCGGCGTCTTCCCTGGTGACGACCGAACCGCGCACAGCGGAGGACAACCGGGGGGACACAGGTGAACGAGGTGCTCAGCTTCGAGGAGTTCGCGTCTTCCAGGGCGCGCAGGCTCTTCCAGGTCGCGTACCTGACGTGCGGGGACTGGCACCAGGCGCAGGACCTCGTACAGACCACCCTGGCGAAGCTCTACGTGGCGTGGGGCAGGTTGCAGCGCAGCGGCCAGGAGGTCGAGATCGACGCCTACGCGCGCAAGGTGCTGGTCAACAGCTACCTCTCGCACCGGCGACTGCGGCGCTCCGGCGAGCTGGCCGTCGGTGAGCTGCCCGAGAAGCCGGCGGGCGAGCACGGCGGCGGCACCGAGCTGCGGCTGACGCTGCTGTCGGCGCTGCGCCTGCTGCCGCCGCGCAGCCGCGCGGCGGTGGTGCTGCGGTACCTGGAGGACTACAGCATCGAGGCGGTGGCCGAAGTGCTGGGGAGCAGCCCCAACGCGGTCAAGAGCCTCAACTCGCGCTCGCTGGCCCGGCTTCGGGAGCTGCTGGGCGACGACCGCGAACTGTTGTTCCGCACCGGGGCCTGAGCCCGCCCCCGCACGACTCCGCAGGCCTGGGTACGACTCCGCACGACTCCGCACGACTCCGCAGGCCTGCGCACATGCGCCCACCGGGCCGAGCCGACCTGAGACGACGAGGGATCCCGCGATGGAATTCGAAGACGAGCTGACCAGGATGCTGACCGAGAGCATCGACGAACTCGAACCGCCGGTGGCCGCGATGGTCGCCGAGGGCGGCCGCACCGGCCGCCGCCGCAAGCGGCTGCGCCGGGGCCTGCAGGCGGTGGGTGCCGCGACCACGGTGGGGGCGCTGGTGGCCCTGGGCGCGGTGGCGGGGCTGGGCCACGGCACCGCGAGCCCCGTCGGGGTGGCGGCGGCCGCCTCGCCGTCCGCCAGCGCGGCCGCCGTCGGCGCCGCGTCCGCCTCGCCCGGTGCGGGTGCGGGTGCGAGCGCGGGTGCGAGTGCGTCCGCGAGCGCGAGCGCCGGTGCGGGCACCCCGTCCGGCACGCTGGACGTGACCTGGCAGGCGCTGGCGAAGACGCTGCACGACCAGCTGCCGCCCGGTGGGCAGTTGGCCGAGCTGGACCCGTCCGGGATCCACTTCAACACCACCGACACGCGGCGCTACGTCGAGCTGCAGTACAACGACGGCGCGGGCGCCTCGACGGTGATGATCGAGGTGGGCGACACCGGCGCCAAGGGCGTGGGCATCATGACCTGCGACCACTGGGGCGGCGGTTCGAACGAGGGCCCGCGCAGGCCGGACTACGAGCAGCCGAGTTGCCAGGTGACCCAGCTGCCCGGCGGCGGCTCGATGATCTCCCTCGTCACCGGCACCGACACGGTCGGCCTCTACGACGAGTCGGTCCGGGTGCTGCGGCCCGACGGCGTCTACGTCTCCATCACGGCCGCCAACGCGACCCTGGACGACACCGCGCCCGCCCCGGGGATCACCGTGACCCGGGACCGGCCACCGGTCGGGCTGGCCGGCTGGCAGGCGATCGCGCAGAGCCCCGCCTGGCAGTTCAAGGTGTCGCAGTCGGTGCTGGACGCCGGGGCCGAGTTCGCCAGGACGATCTCCCGGCTGCCCTGCCCGAGCGATGCGAAGAAGGCGGACTGCGTCATCGACTGACGGCCGCTCCGGCGGGCACCGGCGGGACCGGAGCGGCGCAGGGGAGCGCTCCGGCCCCGCCGGTGCCCGCCGGAGCGCCCGCGCGGGTTCAATGGCAGGATCAGCGGGTGCAGATCGGGATACTGGGGCCGTTCGAGGTCCTCACGGACGACGGCGGCTCGGCCGACGTACCGGGCGCGCGGCTGCGCGCACTGCTGATCGCCCTCGCGCTGAGGCCGGGTCAGGTCGTGCCGAAGGCCGTGCTCGTCGACTGGATCTGGGGGGAGCGGCCGCCCGCCGACGCGGCGAACGCCCTGCAGCGCCTGGTCTCCCGGCTGCGGAAGGCACTGCCGGACGTGCCGGTCGAGGGGCAGCCGGACGGCTACCGGCTGAGGGTCGCGCCCGACGCCGTCGACGCCGTGCGGTTCGAACGCCTGGTCAGCGCGGCCCGGGCCCGCACCGAGGACGCCGCCGGGCGGGTGCGGCTGCTGCGCGAGGCCTTCGACCTGTGGCGTGGCGCTGCCATGCGGGACGTCGGTCCGCTGGACAGCGCCGCGTTCGACGCCGCGGCCGTCCGGCTCGAAGGGCTGCGCCTGACCGCCGCGGAGGAGCGGTTCGACGTGGAGGTCGCCCTCGGGCGCGGCGCGGAGGTGGTCGCGGAGCTGACCGACCTGGTGGCGGCGTACCCGGTGCGGGAGCGGCTGACCGCCGCGCTGATGCGCGCCCTCGTCGCGGCCGGCCGCCCCGGTGAGGCGCTGCTGGTGTTCCAGCGCGCGCGGGAGGCCCTGGCCGACGCGCTGGGCGCGGACCCCTCGCCGGAGCTGTCCGCGCTGCATGTCGCGCTGCTGCGGGGCGAGTCGGGGCCGGGTGAGTCGGGCCAGCGCGGGGCGGGACAGCGTGAGTCGGGCCAGCGTGGGGCGGGGCGGGCCGAGGCGGGGTGGGGCGAGGCGGGCCGGCGCGAGGAGGGTCGGCGGACCAACCTGCGCGCCGAGCTCACCAGTTTCGTCGGCAAGGGCGCCGACGTGGCCGCCGTCCGCGGGCTCATCGCCGGGCACCGGCTCACCACCCTGATCGGGCCGGGCGGTTCGGGCAAGACCAGGCTGGCCACCGAGACCGCGCGCACGCTGCTCGACGAACTGCCGGACGGGGCCTGGCTGGTGGAACTCGCGGCGATCGGCGCCGACGGTGACGTGGCGCAGTCGACGCTCGCCGGACTGGGCCTGCGGGACGCGCTGCTCGGCGGGGCGCCGAACACCTCGCTGACGGACCGGCTCATCGCGGCGATCCGCGACCGGGAGGCGCTGCTCATCCTGGACAACTGCGAGCACGTGATCGAGTCGGCGGCGGCGTTCGCCCACCGCGTGCTCGGGGAGTGCCGGCGGCTGCGGATCCTGGCGACGAGCAGGGAGCCGCTCGGCATCACCGGTGAGGCGCTCTGGTCGGTCGAGCCGCTGGCCCTGCCGGAGGCGCACTCCGGCCGCGCCGAGCTGGAGGCCTCGCCGGCCGTCCAACTGCTGCGGGACCGGGCGGGCGCGGTGCGGGGGGACCTCGCGGCCGACGCCGGCACGCTCGCCACCATGGTGCGCGTCTGCCGGGCGCTGGACGGGATGCCGCTGGCGATCGAGCTGGCCGCCGCCAGTCTGCGCACGATGTCCGTCGACCAGCTCGCCCACCGGCTCGACGACCGGTTCCGCCTGCTGACCAGCGGCAGCCGCACCGCGCTGCCGCGCCACCGGACGCTGCGCGCGGTGGTCGACTGGAGCTGGGAGTTGCTCACCGAGGCCGAACGGACGGTGCTGCGCCGACTCTCGGTGTTCTCCGGCGGAGCGGGCCTGGAGGCCGCCGAGCGGGTCTGCGCGGGTGACGGGGTCGAGCGCGAGCAGGTGTTCGAGCTGCTCACCTCGCTGGCCGAGAAGTCACTGCTGCGCACGGCGGGCGACGCCGTACCGCGCTACCGGATGCTCGGCACGATCAAGGAGTACGCCGCGCAGCGGCTCGCGCAGGCGGGGGAGTCGGACCTGGCGCGCCGGGCGCACCTCGCCCACGTCACCGAGCTCGCCGAGCGGGCGGAGCCGCACCTGCGCCGCGCCGAGCAACTGGAGTGGCTGGCCGTGCTGGAGGCCGAGCACGACAACATCGCCTCCGCGCTGCGCGGCGCGCTCGCCGCCGGTGAGGCGCGGGCGGCGATGCGGCTCGCCGTGGGCGCGGGCTGGTACTGGTGGCTCGGCGGGCACAAGACCGAGGGCTTGGAGCTGATCACCGCGGCCGCCGCGATGCCCGCCGCGATGCCCGGCGAGGTGGCCGGCGAGGTGGCCGACGAGCTCCGGGCCACGCTGTACGCGCTGGTCGTGCTCTTCATGAGTTCGGGGCGGGGTGACGAGCACCAGGCGGCCCGGTGGATCCACGAGGCGCACCGGCTCAGCCAGGGCGGTCGGGCCGGCGAGGGCAGCCGGGGCAGTGAGGTCGGTCGGGGCAGTCGGGGCCGCCACCCGGGGCTGGCGTTCGTCACCGCGCTGGAGCGCATGCTGCGGGAGCCCGACTCGCTGCTGACCGCGTTCGAACCGCTGCTCGGCGACGAGGACCCCTGGGTGCGCGCACTGGCCCGGCTGCACATGGGCAAGATGCGGATCGTGCTCGGCCACGGCGGCCCGGAGGCGGACGCCTACCTGGAGACGGCGCTCGCCGAGTTCCGGGCGCTCGGCGAGCGCTTCGGGATCTCCTTCGCCCTGACCGAGTTGGCGGACCGGATCGCCGCGCGCGGCGATTTCGCCGGCGCCTGCGCGTACGTCGAGCAGGCGGTCGCGGTGGTCACCGAGGTGGGCGCCACCGAGGACGTCATCCGGCTGCGGTCGCGCCAGGCGCAGCTGTACCGGCTGCTGGGGGACGAGGACGCCGGCGCGGCCGCCCTGGCCGAGGCCCAGCGGTGCGCGGAGCGGGTCACCTGGCCGGACGCGCTGGCCGAGCTGGCCCTCGCCAAGGCGGAACTCGCCCGGTGGGGCGGCGACGCCGAGCAGGCGCGCGGCCAACTCGCCGTCGCGCGGGCCGTGCTGGGCGCCGAGGCGGAGCGGGCGTACATCCGCGCGGCGACGCACGACCTGCTCGGGTACCTCGCCGAGGACCTCGGCGAGGCCCGGGAGCACCGCGCGGCGGCCTGCGCGGCGGCGTCCGAGGCGGGGCACGCGGTGCTGATCGCGCAGGTGCTCGTCGGGGTC
Coding sequences within:
- a CDS encoding serine/threonine-protein kinase, producing MTTEGPDARLIDGRFELLQRLGGGGMGLVWRARDNALQREVALKEVRPADPAMAAADPGLTRETRERVLREARALARLQHPNVVIIHHIVDGAEYPHPWLVMELVTGGSLADRLAAGPLSIPEAARIGRGVLGALCAAHAVGIQHRDVKPGNVLLRPDGTPVLTDFGIAAMHGATALTAAGSLIGSPEFMAPERIRGQEGNPSSDLWSLGMMLYVAIEGQHPLRRGTALATLAAVLDEPLPPAPHAGPLGPLLGALLAKDPALRPNAAQLDQALAQAEYQGGYTGGYGHAGGQGQGYGQGQGHGYGQGYGYGYGAPTGAPGLTGPTAQPTAQLGAQGRQPHPSGGFPAPAAAPAITLTKAPPAARPARRRAGLTISSVAAVAALGVLGWSLRPGPGHAAARPPATGGAATGGTATPAATAPSAGAAPGTAPATTAPAAGAATGGAQQDLTTPAGVRAAIAAMKPTMGTTKVLELDLYPDHAEAEVVRTDNPAEYDEVDYRPGQHAARTVGSTVDDDSGKPVELDDFDWDVLPGLWQQATATLKVANPTGRYLIISPDLFDGTPSIRLYLSNAYGGGYLETDEKGKVTRTEPEGS
- a CDS encoding SigE family RNA polymerase sigma factor produces the protein MNEVLSFEEFASSRARRLFQVAYLTCGDWHQAQDLVQTTLAKLYVAWGRLQRSGQEVEIDAYARKVLVNSYLSHRRLRRSGELAVGELPEKPAGEHGGGTELRLTLLSALRLLPPRSRAAVVLRYLEDYSIEAVAEVLGSSPNAVKSLNSRSLARLRELLGDDRELLFRTGA
- a CDS encoding BTAD domain-containing putative transcriptional regulator encodes the protein MQIGILGPFEVLTDDGGSADVPGARLRALLIALALRPGQVVPKAVLVDWIWGERPPADAANALQRLVSRLRKALPDVPVEGQPDGYRLRVAPDAVDAVRFERLVSAARARTEDAAGRVRLLREAFDLWRGAAMRDVGPLDSAAFDAAAVRLEGLRLTAAEERFDVEVALGRGAEVVAELTDLVAAYPVRERLTAALMRALVAAGRPGEALLVFQRAREALADALGADPSPELSALHVALLRGESGPGESGQRGAGQRESGQRGAGRAEAGWGEAGRREEGRRTNLRAELTSFVGKGADVAAVRGLIAGHRLTTLIGPGGSGKTRLATETARTLLDELPDGAWLVELAAIGADGDVAQSTLAGLGLRDALLGGAPNTSLTDRLIAAIRDREALLILDNCEHVIESAAAFAHRVLGECRRLRILATSREPLGITGEALWSVEPLALPEAHSGRAELEASPAVQLLRDRAGAVRGDLAADAGTLATMVRVCRALDGMPLAIELAAASLRTMSVDQLAHRLDDRFRLLTSGSRTALPRHRTLRAVVDWSWELLTEAERTVLRRLSVFSGGAGLEAAERVCAGDGVEREQVFELLTSLAEKSLLRTAGDAVPRYRMLGTIKEYAAQRLAQAGESDLARRAHLAHVTELAERAEPHLRRAEQLEWLAVLEAEHDNIASALRGALAAGEARAAMRLAVGAGWYWWLGGHKTEGLELITAAAAMPAAMPGEVAGEVADELRATLYALVVLFMSSGRGDEHQAARWIHEAHRLSQGGRAGEGSRGSEVGRGSRGRHPGLAFVTALERMLREPDSLLTAFEPLLGDEDPWVRALARLHMGKMRIVLGHGGPEADAYLETALAEFRALGERFGISFALTELADRIAARGDFAGACAYVEQAVAVVTEVGATEDVIRLRSRQAQLYRLLGDEDAGAAALAEAQRCAERVTWPDALAELALAKAELARWGGDAEQARGQLAVARAVLGAEAERAYIRAATHDLLGYLAEDLGEAREHRAAACAAASEAGHAVLIAQVLVGVADLALRRGEHEQAARLLAASAGVRGLVDRSHPDVARIERAARRRLGDTGFAEAAREGAETDWSQLVEVTLAS